ACTGATGCAGCTTCAGGCCACCGGGTACCTGCACCTTGTCGCGACGGTCCTGTATCTCCGGCATCGCGACCGAGTGATGCGTCAACGCCGCCGCAGCCTCGTACGACAGCAGGCCGTGCGCCATGACCGACGGCACATTGTCTATCGGCATGATCGAGTGCAGTTCGGTCACGCGATGAGGCATTACACACTGGCCTCCACCATCGCTTCCGCATCCGGCAAACGGAGCTGGCCGGAAATCAGGCGGGGCAGCAGGGTGTCGCGAAGGGTGGCGAGGGTCTGGGCTTGTCGGCTGTTTTCAAGCGCGCGTCTATGGAGCGTCATCGCCACAGCCTCATATCCAAGGAGCAATTCCTTCGGCGGTAGCAAGTACGGGAGTCCGTGGATGTGGTTTCTGTTCAGCGTCGGAACCGCAGAGCCTGCATTGAACGACGCGAAATCCAGCCGTTTCAGCAGTTCGAAGGCGTAACAGGGCGTCGAATGCTTGAACTCCTTGACCCAAAGCGTCGTGTTCAGTGGCCAGTAGTCTTCGAGGACAAGAAAGACTTTGCCCAAGACGCCGGATCGACCGGTCACGACCCCGGGACCGCTTGCCATTGCAACGTCATGCGTACCATTTGGACCGCTTGCAGCGATGAGGGGATAAGCGCCCTCCGTGCGCGAAGAGGCCGGCAGATCGAAACCCCGCTGCAATACCAGCAAGTCTTGAAGTTTGCCTGTCGGCCACCTCCGCGGCACCCAGCCCAGTTCCGATTCCTCGAAGCTGTCAGGAAAGAGGGCGGCGGTGGCGTCGTCCATGCCTTCCGGCGCGCGGCTTTCCATGCGGGCGCGGACGGGGTCGAAATCGACGAACCACGACTTGAACAGCGCCTGCGCGATGGCTTCGAGCGTGGCGTTGGTTTCGCGCAGGAGGGTTATGCGGTCATCGAGTGACGTTAAGACTTCGGCGATCTCGCGCTGCACAGCCTTTGACGGAAATGCGATGGCCAGTCCCCGAATAACCGGCAGGTTCAGACGTTCGGAAACAGTACCGTCTCGGAAGCCATGAATGTGGCCGTGTATCTGAGGCGAATTAAGCCAATACTTCAAAAACGCATGATCTACCTTTGATGAATCAGGTCTTATCAGCACCATCCGCTGTCCAAGGCACAGTTTAATTCCCCTTGGTACCTCGGCTGCGATCCCGAAATATGTGCCTTCACGACTATATACAAGGTCGCCAAATCTTGGTTCGACCCTCTTGATGCGCTCCTCGTAAGTCCCGGGTGAAACCCTTGCGGCATTTGCCGTTAAGAATGACCCGGTTCTCACATCCTGCGATCTAACGACAAAGGGCGATGCAGGATCGTCAACGAGCTTAGGAGTGGAATGAGGGCAATCAAATACCTGAGATATCTCATCGAGGCGACTCCACGACCAATCGGATTTAACCGTGGGGGCAAACAAAGGGCGAATTAGCGCCCGTTGCTTCTCAGAACTCATACCCCAGCCCCCCCAGCTTCTGCCGGATCAACTGGTCCAGTTCCGCGCCCTTAGCCATCTGTTCGCCCAGCTTTTCGGTCAGCGTCTGCATGCGGTCGGCAAACGCCTCGTCGTCGTCTTCGACCGCTTCGGCGCCGACGTAGCGGCCGGGGGTGAGCACGTGACCGTGTTCGGCGATTTCGGCCAGCTTCACGCTGCGGCAGTAGCCGGGCTCGTCCGCGTAGTCGCCGGCGCCGGCTTCGCCGCGCCAGGCGGCGACGGTGGCGGCGATGCGGGCGATGGTGTCGTCGTTCAGTTCGGCCTGTACGCGGCTGATCATGCGGCCCTGTTTGCGCGCGTCGATGAACAGCACCTCGCCGGGGCGGCGCGGTTTGTGGCGGGTGAGGAACCACAGGCAGGCGGGAATCTGGGTATTGAAGAAGAGCTGGCCGGGCAGCGCGATCATGGTTTCGACCACGTCGGCGTCGACCATGGCGGCGCGGATCTGGCCTTCGCTGTTCTGGCTGGAACTCATGCTGCCGTTGGCCAGCACGATGCCGGCGCGGCCGGTGGGTTTGAGGTGATACAGCATGTGCTGCAGCCAGGCGTAGTTGGCGTTGCCGGCCGGCGGGTTGCCGAATTCCCAGCGCGGGTCGCCTTCTAGGCTGCCGTGCCACCAGTCGCTGATGTTGAACGGCGGGTTGGCGAGGATGAAATCGGCGCGCAGGTCGGGGTGCTGGTTGCGGGTGAAGGTGTCGGTCGGTTCCTTGCCCAGATTGAAGTCGATGCCGCGGATGGCGAGGTTCATCGCCGCCAGCCGCCACGTGGTCGGGTTGGATTCCTGGCCGTAGATCGACACGTCGCCCAGCCGGCCGCCGTGCGCCTCGATGAATTTCTCGGACTGCACGAACATGCCGCCCGAGCCGCAACAGGGGTCGTACACCTTGC
The sequence above is a segment of the Methyloversatilis sp. RAC08 genome. Coding sequences within it:
- a CDS encoding restriction endonuclease subunit S, whose protein sequence is MSSEKQRALIRPLFAPTVKSDWSWSRLDEISQVFDCPHSTPKLVDDPASPFVVRSQDVRTGSFLTANAARVSPGTYEERIKRVEPRFGDLVYSREGTYFGIAAEVPRGIKLCLGQRMVLIRPDSSKVDHAFLKYWLNSPQIHGHIHGFRDGTVSERLNLPVIRGLAIAFPSKAVQREIAEVLTSLDDRITLLRETNATLEAIAQALFKSWFVDFDPVRARMESRAPEGMDDATAALFPDSFEESELGWVPRRWPTGKLQDLLVLQRGFDLPASSRTEGAYPLIAASGPNGTHDVAMASGPGVVTGRSGVLGKVFLVLEDYWPLNTTLWVKEFKHSTPCYAFELLKRLDFASFNAGSAVPTLNRNHIHGLPYLLPPKELLLGYEAVAMTLHRRALENSRQAQTLATLRDTLLPRLISGQLRLPDAEAMVEASV
- a CDS encoding class I SAM-dependent DNA methyltransferase, translated to MLDDIKKTLWATADKLRANMDAAEYKHLVLGLIFVKYISDTFAARRAELVRRFADEADDYFLPDSTPALLAEELEDRDYYREVNVFWVPEAARWETLRAAAKQPDIGKRIDDALSLIEVENPKLKGILDKRYARAHLPDGKLGELIDLVSTIGFGADSKGEPGAARDVLGQVYEYFLGQFASAEGKKGGQFYTPASIVKTLVAVLAPHHGKVYDPCCGSGGMFVQSEKFIEAHGGRLGDVSIYGQESNPTTWRLAAMNLAIRGIDFNLGKEPTDTFTRNQHPDLRADFILANPPFNISDWWHGSLEGDPRWEFGNPPAGNANYAWLQHMLYHLKPTGRAGIVLANGSMSSSQNSEGQIRAAMVDADVVETMIALPGQLFFNTQIPACLWFLTRHKPRRPGEVLFIDARKQGRMISRVQAELNDDTIARIAATVAAWRGEAGAGDYADEPGYCRSVKLAEIAEHGHVLTPGRYVGAEAVEDDDEAFADRMQTLTEKLGEQMAKGAELDQLIRQKLGGLGYEF